A part of Kitasatospora acidiphila genomic DNA contains:
- a CDS encoding RICIN domain-containing protein has translation MPHRTRSRFRHRIHAHLGLVSLAAGAVSLIPAGQAGAATSDAVVSGSSYFLASTATGQCLGGQWAATAAGTPVVQQPCQDLLSQRWQLTANGQGGWTIADRAASNACLSVPGTASGAALVENACDGSAGEQFTLQTAGDGSTVIHPQSPALCLDLPNGSATPNTQIQQWSCNGGSNQEWLLTRADPLQFANPGFEQGSSGWTFTAHSGTAGNNPHLGSTAAYLDAGTGYQVSQRITAPQDGSYDVSAWIATGAAGGSFSVQVNGSTAATLTLPSQSTYAKYTLPRVQVHAGDAVTVAIGSAPTGWVNVDDISVARSAPNNPQLSSDNATLAALFDWAKTKANSFASQPGSTGPINADENNSGGAGQGVYSNTYWAGYPFRSDFYSRDFAHQLAGAHLLGLDADNKTMLKSFAASATAGQNYDPYWSVNFDAKTPGSIDYHSPTDFVRELPAPFELAQKVNDAYQWTGDSDYLNDPTLSSYVANTTGPFIAGHTGPLNNNGVPIAEASSGDIFQGVASYNENGATLAESGDSIGSQYQAYLAAAALATAKGNTADATKYTNLATQLKTYYNNAWSGNPRNWNTVVRAYDTSGTAYTDWGKENSWFMPLKGIMNSGYRETNYLNFIDGQASGTGAPSNLEADTYLPDVFFAHNMSATGWKWMQYIYNNINNQHSGGFLNSDYPEVSFTLLSQTVQGLMGVQPNAAANALTTHAQLPGDIGYLQLTSIPVGSHTVSLRHDGLTKSTLTNTSGTGALTWTAQFTGGHSGITVNGVAQSVQTTTVDGNTYSYATVTVPAGQTAVVQVTG, from the coding sequence TTGCCGCACCGCACCCGCTCCCGCTTCCGCCACCGCATCCACGCGCATCTGGGCCTGGTCTCACTGGCCGCCGGCGCAGTCAGTCTGATACCGGCCGGCCAGGCCGGCGCCGCCACCAGCGACGCCGTAGTCTCCGGAAGCTCCTACTTCCTGGCCTCCACCGCCACCGGCCAGTGCCTGGGCGGCCAGTGGGCCGCCACCGCCGCCGGCACCCCGGTGGTGCAGCAGCCCTGCCAGGACCTGCTCAGCCAGCGCTGGCAGCTCACCGCCAACGGCCAGGGCGGCTGGACCATCGCCGACCGGGCTGCCTCGAACGCCTGCCTAAGCGTTCCGGGCACGGCATCCGGCGCCGCACTGGTCGAAAACGCCTGCGACGGCAGCGCCGGCGAGCAGTTCACGCTTCAAACGGCCGGCGACGGCAGCACCGTGATCCACCCGCAGAGCCCGGCGCTCTGCCTGGACCTGCCGAACGGCTCAGCAACTCCCAACACCCAGATCCAGCAGTGGAGTTGCAATGGCGGCAGCAACCAGGAGTGGCTGCTGACCCGGGCCGACCCGCTGCAGTTCGCCAACCCCGGCTTCGAGCAGGGCAGCAGCGGCTGGACCTTCACCGCGCACTCCGGCACCGCCGGCAACAACCCGCACCTGGGCAGCACCGCGGCCTACCTGGACGCCGGCACCGGCTACCAGGTCAGCCAGCGCATCACCGCACCGCAGGACGGCAGTTACGACGTCAGCGCCTGGATCGCCACCGGCGCAGCGGGCGGCAGCTTCAGCGTCCAGGTCAACGGCAGCACCGCGGCCACCCTGACGCTGCCCAGCCAGTCCACCTACGCCAAGTACACATTGCCGCGCGTCCAGGTGCACGCCGGGGACGCGGTGACCGTGGCGATCGGCTCCGCGCCCACCGGCTGGGTGAACGTCGACGACATCTCGGTCGCCCGGTCGGCGCCGAACAACCCGCAGCTCAGCTCCGACAACGCCACCTTGGCCGCGCTCTTCGACTGGGCCAAGACCAAGGCCAACTCCTTCGCCAGCCAGCCGGGTTCGACCGGTCCGATCAACGCGGACGAGAACAACTCCGGCGGCGCCGGGCAGGGCGTCTACAGCAACACCTACTGGGCCGGCTACCCGTTCCGCTCCGACTTCTACTCGCGCGACTTCGCCCACCAGCTGGCCGGGGCCCACCTGTTGGGCCTGGACGCGGACAACAAGACCATGCTGAAGTCGTTCGCCGCCTCCGCCACCGCCGGGCAGAACTACGACCCGTACTGGTCGGTCAACTTCGATGCGAAGACGCCCGGTTCGATCGACTACCACAGCCCGACCGACTTCGTCCGGGAGCTGCCGGCGCCGTTCGAGCTGGCCCAGAAGGTCAACGACGCCTACCAGTGGACCGGCGACAGCGACTACCTCAACGACCCCACGCTCTCCTCGTACGTGGCCAACACGACCGGCCCGTTCATCGCCGGTCACACCGGGCCGCTGAACAACAACGGCGTGCCGATCGCCGAGGCGAGCAGCGGGGACATCTTCCAGGGCGTGGCGAGCTACAACGAGAACGGCGCCACCCTCGCCGAGTCGGGCGACTCGATCGGCTCGCAGTACCAGGCCTACCTGGCCGCTGCCGCGCTGGCCACCGCCAAGGGCAACACCGCGGACGCCACCAAGTACACCAACCTGGCCACGCAGTTGAAGACCTACTACAACAACGCGTGGAGCGGGAACCCGCGCAACTGGAACACCGTGGTGCGGGCCTATGACACCAGCGGCACGGCCTACACCGACTGGGGCAAGGAGAACTCCTGGTTCATGCCGCTCAAGGGCATCATGAACTCCGGCTACCGGGAGACCAACTACCTCAACTTCATCGACGGCCAGGCCTCCGGCACCGGCGCACCGAGCAACCTGGAGGCGGACACCTACCTCCCGGACGTCTTCTTCGCCCACAACATGAGCGCCACCGGCTGGAAGTGGATGCAGTACATCTACAACAACATCAACAACCAGCACTCGGGCGGCTTCCTCAACAGCGACTACCCCGAGGTCTCCTTCACCCTGCTGAGCCAGACCGTGCAGGGCCTGATGGGAGTCCAGCCGAACGCCGCCGCGAACGCGCTCACCACCCACGCCCAGCTCCCGGGCGACATCGGCTACCTGCAGCTCACCTCGATCCCGGTCGGCTCGCACACGGTGTCCCTGCGGCATGACGGCCTCACCAAGTCGACCCTGACCAACACCTCCGGCACCGGTGCCCTCACCTGGACGGCGCAGTTCACCGGCGGCCACAGCGGGATCACCGTCAACGGTGTCGCCCAGTCGGTGCAGACCACCACGGTCGACGGCAACACCTACAGCTACGCGACGGTGACCGTCCCGGCCGGCCAGACCGCGGTCGTCCAGGTCACCGGCTGA
- a CDS encoding class I SAM-dependent methyltransferase: protein MAIDEAGGRSRIFGEVADLYDAARPGYPSELFDTVLDFAKSAEHSAALEIGAGTGKATVPLAARGVPLVCVEPDPRMAEVLRRNTARHPGVTVEVGGFEEWQPGERRFGLLFAATCWHWIDPARRWELAHRVLEPGGSVALCWNPQGVLDPELHARLTELNRRHGVSGPMFDLAADYHEAPGTDGADRAYEHWPEAECRRDGRFTDLRSLRFREPVRYDSESYVRLLASISAYRVLPADARARALDAVATLLDAHGGGIDLIQFSDLFLARRG from the coding sequence ATGGCGATCGACGAGGCGGGCGGGCGGAGCAGGATCTTCGGCGAGGTGGCGGATCTGTACGACGCCGCCCGGCCCGGATACCCGTCGGAGCTATTCGACACGGTACTGGACTTTGCGAAGTCGGCCGAGCACAGCGCCGCGTTGGAGATCGGTGCGGGGACGGGCAAGGCCACGGTGCCGCTCGCCGCACGGGGAGTCCCGCTGGTCTGCGTGGAGCCCGATCCCCGGATGGCCGAGGTGCTGCGCCGCAACACCGCTCGCCACCCCGGCGTCACCGTCGAGGTGGGCGGCTTCGAGGAGTGGCAGCCGGGCGAGCGCAGGTTCGGGCTGCTGTTCGCGGCCACCTGCTGGCACTGGATCGACCCGGCGCGGCGATGGGAGCTGGCCCACCGGGTGCTCGAACCCGGCGGCAGCGTGGCCCTGTGCTGGAACCCGCAGGGCGTCCTCGACCCCGAGTTGCACGCCCGACTCACCGAGCTCAACCGGCGCCACGGCGTGTCCGGCCCGATGTTCGACCTGGCCGCCGACTACCACGAGGCGCCGGGTACGGACGGTGCGGACCGCGCCTACGAGCACTGGCCCGAGGCCGAGTGCCGCCGCGACGGCCGGTTCACCGACCTGCGCTCGCTCCGCTTCCGCGAACCGGTGCGCTACGACAGCGAAAGCTACGTGCGCCTGCTGGCCTCGATCTCCGCCTACCGCGTCCTTCCCGCCGACGCCCGGGCCCGCGCCCTCGACGCCGTCGCCACCCTGCTCGACGCGCACGGCGGCGGCATCGACCTGATCCAGTTCAGCGATCTGTTCCTGGCCCGCCGCGGCTAG
- a CDS encoding carbohydrate ABC transporter permease, whose translation MARTGPAFRAGKRGQVLLTGLLLVLLAFTVAPLYWLLIAATHNQHDIFGRPPHLLPGGELGANLAHLQTSVDFGQVVLNSVLMATSYTVLGGIVCTLAGYGFAKYRFRGRGFLFSVLLLALVVPTQLTIVPLFKLMVNLGWLNSYQAVLLPNLALPFGIFLMRQSMRALPDELLQAGRIDGCGELRLFFRVALPTMKPALAALAMFLFLFQWNDFLWPLVALRDPSSYTIPVALAALTGSSDVDYGQLLTGTAVAAVPMAVLFLFLQKHFVSGMLAGAVKQ comes from the coding sequence ATGGCCCGCACCGGACCGGCCTTCCGCGCCGGCAAGCGCGGCCAGGTGCTGCTGACCGGCCTGCTGCTGGTGCTGCTCGCCTTCACGGTCGCGCCGCTGTACTGGCTGCTGATCGCCGCCACCCACAACCAGCACGACATCTTCGGCCGACCGCCCCACCTGCTGCCCGGCGGTGAACTCGGCGCCAACCTGGCCCACCTGCAGACCTCGGTCGACTTCGGCCAGGTGGTGCTCAACTCCGTGCTGATGGCCACCAGTTACACGGTGCTGGGCGGCATCGTCTGCACGCTGGCCGGCTACGGCTTCGCCAAGTACCGGTTCCGCGGCCGCGGTTTCCTCTTCTCGGTGCTGCTGCTCGCCCTGGTGGTGCCGACCCAGCTGACCATCGTGCCGCTGTTCAAGCTGATGGTGAACCTGGGCTGGCTGAACTCCTACCAGGCGGTGCTGCTGCCCAACCTGGCGCTGCCGTTCGGCATCTTCCTGATGCGCCAGTCCATGCGCGCGCTGCCGGACGAGCTGCTGCAGGCCGGACGGATCGACGGCTGCGGCGAGTTGAGGTTGTTCTTCCGGGTCGCGCTGCCCACCATGAAGCCGGCCCTGGCCGCCCTGGCGATGTTCCTCTTCCTATTCCAGTGGAACGACTTCCTCTGGCCACTGGTCGCGCTGCGCGACCCGTCCTCGTACACCATCCCGGTCGCGCTGGCCGCGCTGACCGGCAGCTCCGACGTCGACTACGGCCAACTGCTGACCGGCACCGCCGTGGCGGCCGTGCCGATGGCCGTGCTGTTCCTCTTCCTCCAGAAGCACTTCGTCTCCGGGATGCTCGCCGGAGCCGTCAAGCAGTGA
- a CDS encoding NADPH-dependent F420 reductase: MKIAVLGTGEVGRRLASAFVANGHQVTLGSRTADNTNAAQWAAEQGGSHGTFAQAAADAELVVNATAGLVSLDVLTAAGAENLDGKVVVDVSNPLDFSAGFPPKVLQKDGLSVAEQIQRAFPGVRVVKTLNTMNNIVMVEPSLVPGHHNVFVSGDDADAKTVVTDLLQEFGWSSAQIIDLGELSTAGGTELVLPLWVQLYGKLDGKPFNFAVVTA; encoded by the coding sequence ATGAAGATCGCTGTTCTTGGCACCGGTGAGGTCGGCCGTCGCCTGGCGAGCGCCTTCGTGGCCAACGGGCACCAGGTCACCCTGGGCTCGCGCACGGCGGACAACACCAACGCCGCGCAGTGGGCTGCCGAGCAGGGCGGCTCGCACGGCACCTTCGCGCAGGCCGCGGCCGACGCGGAGCTGGTGGTGAACGCTACCGCCGGTCTCGTCTCGCTCGACGTGCTCACCGCGGCGGGCGCGGAGAACCTGGACGGCAAGGTGGTGGTGGACGTCTCCAACCCGCTGGACTTCTCGGCGGGCTTCCCGCCCAAGGTCCTCCAGAAGGACGGCCTGAGCGTGGCCGAGCAGATCCAGCGGGCCTTCCCGGGCGTGCGGGTGGTGAAGACCCTCAACACCATGAACAACATCGTGATGGTCGAGCCGAGCCTGGTCCCCGGCCACCACAACGTCTTCGTGAGCGGCGATGACGCCGACGCCAAGACCGTGGTGACCGACCTGCTCCAGGAGTTCGGCTGGAGCTCGGCCCAGATCATCGACCTGGGTGAGCTGTCCACTGCGGGCGGCACCGAGCTGGTCCTGCCGCTCTGGGTCCAGCTGTACGGCAAGCTGGACGGCAAGCCGTTCAACTTCGCCGTGGTCACGGCCTGA
- a CDS encoding cytochrome P450 — translation MATTSTFPPMNAPAIPTAPGALPVLGHALQLLRDPLGFVRGLPQHGELVRVRLGTHPVVVVCDPELTRRLLLDDRSFDKVGPIYQRSQDVVGDGLAGCPHSRHRRQRRLCQPSFHPHRIPEYAPHFTAAADQRIGAWQDGQLIDVSRELMTMTMRSSVSAMFAAELPTQVEQLLLTDLTTLLGGSFRQIVSPALLNQLPTRANQRYQLATERFGRTLREIIGHRRTDRTGPADLLSSLLGAVDPEDPDGQPVLTDHEISDQLRTFFVAGTETTAATLGWALHLLSRHPRVQSALQAEADAVPAGSPPTAADLPALRTTANVITETLRLYPPAWMLTRETTQPVELGGHAFPTATQVAWSPYLLHHRPDFYPEPERFDPDRWSERKPDRTTFLPFGSGPRKCIGDQFALTQATLALAMLAARWQFTPVAGPPVKPVAKSTLTPRGLRLRVTRR, via the coding sequence ATGGCCACCACGTCCACCTTCCCACCCATGAACGCGCCCGCGATTCCGACGGCCCCCGGCGCCCTTCCCGTGCTCGGGCACGCCCTGCAACTCCTGCGCGACCCGCTGGGGTTCGTCCGCGGTCTGCCGCAGCACGGCGAACTGGTCCGGGTGCGGCTGGGCACGCACCCCGTGGTCGTGGTGTGCGATCCGGAGCTCACCCGGCGACTGCTGCTGGACGACCGGTCCTTCGACAAGGTGGGCCCGATCTACCAGCGCTCCCAGGACGTGGTGGGCGACGGGCTGGCCGGCTGCCCGCACAGCCGCCACCGGCGCCAACGGCGGCTCTGCCAGCCGTCCTTCCATCCGCACCGGATCCCGGAGTACGCACCGCACTTCACGGCCGCGGCCGACCAGCGCATCGGCGCCTGGCAGGACGGCCAGCTCATCGACGTCAGCCGCGAGTTGATGACGATGACGATGCGCAGCTCGGTCTCGGCCATGTTCGCCGCCGAACTACCCACCCAGGTCGAGCAGTTGCTGCTGACCGATCTCACCACGCTGCTGGGCGGCTCGTTCCGGCAGATCGTGAGCCCCGCCCTGCTCAACCAGCTGCCGACGCGGGCCAATCAGCGCTACCAGCTGGCAACCGAGCGGTTCGGCAGAACACTTCGGGAGATCATCGGCCACCGCCGCACCGATCGCACCGGTCCGGCCGATCTGCTCTCCAGCCTGCTGGGCGCCGTGGACCCCGAGGACCCGGACGGCCAGCCCGTGCTGACGGACCATGAGATCAGCGACCAGCTGCGGACGTTCTTCGTCGCCGGGACGGAGACCACTGCCGCGACGCTGGGCTGGGCGCTCCACCTGCTCTCCCGCCACCCGCGGGTGCAGTCCGCACTGCAGGCCGAGGCCGATGCCGTGCCGGCCGGTTCACCGCCCACCGCTGCCGATCTCCCGGCGCTGCGGACCACCGCGAACGTGATCACCGAGACGCTGCGGCTCTACCCGCCGGCCTGGATGCTCACCCGGGAGACCACCCAGCCGGTGGAGCTCGGCGGACACGCCTTCCCGACGGCCACCCAGGTCGCCTGGAGCCCGTACCTGCTCCACCACCGCCCGGACTTCTACCCCGAGCCCGAACGCTTCGACCCGGATCGCTGGTCGGAGCGCAAGCCCGACCGCACCACGTTCCTCCCGTTCGGCAGCGGCCCGCGCAAGTGCATCGGCGACCAGTTCGCACTGACCCAGGCCACCTTGGCGCTCGCCATGCTCGCCGCCCGCTGGCAGTTCACCCCGGTGGCCGGTCCCCCGGTGAAGCCGGTCGCCAAGAGCACCCTGACGCCGCGGGGGCTGCGGCTGCGGGTCACCCGGCGCTGA
- a CDS encoding isoprenyl transferase — MKLLPFWVRRPMEALYERRLAATLVGLPAPKHVGIMLDGNRRWARQAGHEDVREGYRVGGAKVPGFLEWCTAAGIEHVTLFMLSDDNLDRPAEQLVPLIGIIEQTVREISAGGLPWEVQVIGALDLLPGDTARTLKEAAAATSGRGGMRVDVAVGYGGRREIADAVRAAFETHMALGGDPADLVAEFEVDHISRHLYSSTGHDKVDLVIRTSGELRLSGFLLWQSAYAEMHFVDAFWPAFRRVDFLRALRSYANRERRYGK; from the coding sequence ATGAAGCTGTTGCCGTTCTGGGTCCGACGCCCCATGGAGGCCCTGTACGAGCGGCGGCTCGCCGCCACCCTGGTCGGGCTGCCGGCACCGAAGCACGTCGGGATCATGCTCGACGGCAACCGCCGCTGGGCGCGGCAGGCCGGCCACGAGGACGTGCGGGAGGGCTACCGGGTCGGCGGCGCCAAGGTGCCGGGCTTCCTGGAGTGGTGCACGGCGGCCGGGATCGAACACGTCACGCTCTTCATGCTCTCCGACGACAACCTGGACCGGCCGGCCGAGCAACTCGTGCCGCTGATCGGGATCATCGAGCAGACCGTGCGGGAGATCTCGGCCGGGGGCCTCCCCTGGGAGGTCCAGGTGATCGGCGCCCTCGACCTGCTGCCCGGCGACACCGCCCGCACCCTCAAGGAGGCGGCCGCCGCGACCTCGGGCCGCGGTGGCATGCGGGTCGACGTCGCCGTCGGCTACGGCGGCCGGCGCGAGATCGCGGACGCGGTGCGGGCGGCGTTCGAGACCCACATGGCGCTCGGCGGCGACCCGGCCGACCTGGTCGCGGAGTTCGAGGTCGACCACATCAGCCGCCACCTCTACTCCAGCACCGGGCACGACAAGGTCGACCTGGTGATCCGCACCTCGGGCGAACTGCGCCTGTCCGGCTTCCTGCTCTGGCAGTCCGCCTACGCCGAGATGCACTTCGTGGACGCCTTCTGGCCGGCCTTCCGCCGCGTCGACTTCCTGCGCGCCCTGCGCTCCTACGCCAACCGGGAGCGCCGGTACGGCAAGTGA
- a CDS encoding TIGR03617 family F420-dependent LLM class oxidoreductase, with amino-acid sequence MTDAPLRLDVTAAGGPAEGLALAVAAERRGLDRISMSETSYNPFLQLARAADRTESIELATGVAIAFARTPMTLAYEAWGLHEASGGRAVIGLGSQVKTHIERRFGMPWDRPAARMREYIAAVRAIWHSWQTGERLAFRGEFYRHTVMTPVFAPDRIPQGTPPILLAGVGPLMTEAAGAMADGFLSHPFTTTDYLRGTVLPRLRAARGKAEAEQAPWTARPFEVVGHVLTATGRTEHEYTENRRQVRERIAFYASTPAYRAVLETHGWGELHDRLHPMSVRGRWQEMGELIDDEVFAAFAVAGEPAEVAREIRRRYAGLVDRLCVSGPDGADQEPLLDVLAELRALDQG; translated from the coding sequence ATGACCGATGCACCCCTGCGCCTGGACGTCACCGCTGCCGGCGGCCCCGCCGAGGGGCTCGCGCTGGCCGTGGCCGCCGAGCGGCGCGGGCTGGACCGGATCAGCATGTCGGAGACCTCGTACAACCCGTTCCTCCAACTCGCCCGCGCCGCCGACCGCACCGAGTCGATCGAGCTCGCCACCGGCGTCGCCATCGCCTTCGCCCGCACCCCGATGACCCTCGCCTACGAGGCCTGGGGGCTGCACGAGGCATCCGGCGGGCGCGCGGTGATCGGACTGGGCTCGCAGGTCAAGACACACATCGAGCGACGTTTCGGGATGCCGTGGGACCGGCCGGCCGCGCGGATGCGGGAGTACATCGCCGCCGTCCGGGCGATCTGGCACAGCTGGCAGACCGGCGAGCGGTTGGCGTTCCGCGGCGAGTTCTACCGCCACACCGTGATGACCCCGGTCTTCGCCCCCGACCGGATCCCGCAGGGCACCCCGCCGATCCTGCTGGCCGGGGTGGGACCGCTGATGACCGAGGCGGCCGGTGCGATGGCCGACGGATTCCTCAGCCACCCGTTCACCACGACCGACTACCTGCGCGGCACGGTGCTGCCGCGGCTGCGGGCGGCCCGCGGCAAGGCAGAGGCCGAGCAGGCGCCGTGGACCGCCCGCCCGTTCGAGGTGGTCGGGCATGTGCTGACCGCGACCGGTCGCACCGAGCATGAGTACACCGAGAACCGCCGCCAGGTCCGCGAGCGGATCGCCTTCTACGCCTCCACCCCCGCCTACCGGGCCGTGCTGGAGACCCACGGCTGGGGCGAACTGCACGACCGGCTGCACCCCATGTCGGTGCGCGGCCGCTGGCAGGAGATGGGCGAGCTCATCGACGACGAGGTCTTCGCCGCCTTCGCAGTGGCCGGGGAGCCCGCCGAGGTCGCCCGGGAGATCCGGCGACGGTACGCCGGCCTGGTCGACCGGCTCTGCGTCAGCGGGCCCGACGGCGCCGACCAGGAGCCGCTGCTGGACGTGCTGGCCGAACTGCGTGCGCTCGACCAGGGCTGA
- a CDS encoding glycoside hydrolase family 36 protein — METGSIDLTALPTFTPDQWHPGTQQLQLHDARISAHAPAGSVELTHTQDLVLVTAAEPVELTLRLDVPLGDAAGYWHPNAGWVRTVPADWSPWRAVSLTDSAPVGCLYDSTGATMLAFGADRTAQQTAIRFGVSEEQKRFGIWLRCRLAAGATLRVRLAAPGQSVASALRELRDWFATLPGGAPLPVPEFGRTPVYSTWYAFTQDVCAAAVEREAAVAAELGCGQLFLDDGWQLHANGRGYAGCGDWRPDPAKFPDLRAHVETVRGLGLRYVAWIAPLLLGERSQAYLDWARYAPEYVHSLDCRILDPRHAEVREHIVRSCREVVEAHGLDGLKVDFLDEATVYAGAPIPDELGAGYLHDVDQAMAQLLTRLREELQALRGDDFVIELRQPYAGPAMTAFGNALRAVDCPADAVANRIRTLDIGLLAPGGAVHSDMLMWDPQATPQTMARQLQGALHAVPQLSARLSELSEPHRETLAFWLGVWRELQPALTGGHYEPGRPDELYPQVTARHGEQWVVTSYVDRPAELPTEGWRELTLINATPARRLLLDVTGAPRTVQFDVFDAAGRPQPPLTLKLTPGLHAVAVPPGGLCRVARDAE, encoded by the coding sequence GTGGAGACCGGCTCCATCGACCTCACCGCGCTGCCCACCTTCACCCCGGACCAGTGGCACCCCGGCACCCAGCAGCTGCAGCTGCACGACGCCCGGATCAGCGCCCACGCACCCGCCGGGTCCGTCGAGTTGACGCACACTCAGGACCTGGTGCTGGTCACCGCCGCCGAACCCGTGGAACTGACGCTGCGGTTGGACGTACCGCTGGGCGACGCGGCCGGCTACTGGCACCCGAACGCCGGCTGGGTGCGCACCGTGCCCGCCGACTGGTCGCCCTGGCGGGCGGTGTCGCTGACCGACTCGGCGCCGGTCGGCTGCCTCTACGACAGCACCGGCGCCACGATGCTGGCCTTCGGCGCCGACCGCACCGCCCAGCAGACCGCGATCCGGTTCGGCGTCTCGGAGGAGCAGAAGCGCTTCGGCATCTGGCTCCGCTGCCGGCTCGCCGCGGGCGCCACCCTGCGGGTGCGGCTCGCCGCGCCCGGCCAGAGCGTGGCGAGCGCGCTGCGCGAGCTGCGCGACTGGTTCGCCACGCTGCCCGGCGGCGCGCCGCTGCCCGTCCCGGAGTTCGGCCGCACCCCGGTCTACTCCACCTGGTACGCCTTCACCCAGGACGTCTGTGCCGCCGCCGTCGAGCGGGAGGCGGCGGTGGCGGCCGAACTCGGCTGCGGCCAGCTCTTCTTGGACGACGGCTGGCAGCTGCACGCCAACGGGCGCGGCTACGCGGGCTGCGGCGACTGGCGGCCCGATCCCGCGAAGTTCCCCGATCTGCGTGCCCATGTCGAGACCGTGCGCGGCCTGGGCCTGCGCTATGTGGCCTGGATCGCCCCACTGCTGCTCGGCGAGCGGTCCCAGGCCTATCTGGACTGGGCCCGCTACGCCCCGGAGTACGTGCACAGCCTGGACTGCCGGATCCTGGATCCGCGCCACGCGGAGGTGCGCGAGCACATCGTGCGCAGCTGCCGCGAGGTGGTCGAGGCCCACGGACTGGACGGGCTGAAGGTCGACTTCCTGGACGAGGCCACCGTCTACGCCGGTGCGCCGATCCCCGACGAGCTCGGCGCCGGCTATCTGCACGACGTCGACCAGGCGATGGCCCAGCTGCTCACCCGGCTGCGCGAGGAGCTGCAGGCACTGCGCGGCGACGACTTCGTGATCGAGCTGCGCCAGCCGTATGCAGGCCCCGCGATGACCGCCTTCGGCAACGCCCTGCGCGCGGTCGACTGCCCGGCCGACGCGGTCGCCAACCGGATCCGCACCCTGGACATCGGCCTGCTGGCACCCGGCGGCGCCGTCCACTCCGACATGCTGATGTGGGACCCGCAGGCCACCCCGCAGACCATGGCCCGCCAGCTGCAGGGCGCACTGCACGCCGTGCCGCAGCTGTCGGCCCGGCTCTCCGAGCTCTCCGAACCGCACCGGGAGACCCTGGCGTTCTGGCTGGGCGTGTGGCGCGAGCTGCAACCGGCGCTCACCGGCGGCCACTACGAGCCGGGCCGCCCCGACGAGCTCTACCCGCAGGTGACGGCCCGTCATGGCGAGCAGTGGGTGGTCACCAGCTACGTCGACCGCCCCGCCGAACTGCCCACCGAGGGCTGGCGCGAGCTCACCCTGATCAACGCCACTCCCGCCCGCCGTCTGCTGCTGGACGTCACCGGGGCACCCCGGACGGTCCAGTTCGACGTCTTCGACGCCGCCGGCCGTCCGCAGCCGCCGCTCACCCTGAAGCTCACCCCCGGCCTGCACGCCGTGGCGGTCCCGCCCGGTGGGCTCTGCCGGGTCGCACGGGACGCGGAATGA
- a CDS encoding LacI family DNA-binding transcriptional regulator: protein MEQEKVKITEVAERAGVSLATVSRVLNRKSGVSTRTRQLVEQALDELGYERSIAGGGVIGVITPGLSSPIFSVLAEQIGLALAPHGLRAVVCPALPGGVQERDFLKSLLNLGATGIVFCSASNTLDQFDPEVLHLLESRAVPYVCINGCFQGGHSIAYSSDDGYAAELSVRHLRQLGHTRIGMAAGPVGNRPADRRVAGYRAAMAALGLGDHSGLVVRQTYSVEGGQFATERLLADGCTAVVACSDQMALGAIRAVRRQGLSVPGDVSVIGYDDGPLMEFTDPPLTTVRQPVDRLAAEVARGLVGLLSGRQVPPGELMFQPEVVVRGTTGPHLDRRPPT from the coding sequence ATGGAGCAGGAGAAGGTGAAGATCACCGAGGTCGCCGAGCGTGCCGGGGTGAGTCTGGCGACCGTCAGCCGGGTGCTGAACCGCAAGAGCGGCGTCTCGACGCGGACCCGGCAGCTGGTCGAGCAGGCGCTGGACGAACTGGGCTATGAGCGCAGCATCGCCGGCGGCGGAGTGATCGGTGTGATCACGCCGGGTCTGTCCAGCCCGATCTTCAGCGTGCTGGCCGAGCAGATCGGGCTGGCGCTGGCCCCGCACGGGCTGCGCGCGGTGGTCTGCCCGGCGCTGCCTGGCGGGGTCCAGGAGCGGGACTTCCTCAAGTCGCTGCTCAACCTGGGCGCCACCGGCATCGTCTTCTGCTCCGCCAGCAACACCCTCGACCAGTTCGACCCCGAGGTGCTGCACCTGCTGGAGAGCCGCGCGGTGCCGTACGTCTGCATCAACGGCTGCTTCCAGGGCGGCCATTCGATCGCCTACTCCAGCGATGACGGCTATGCCGCCGAGTTGTCGGTCCGTCATCTGCGGCAGCTCGGCCACACCCGGATCGGCATGGCCGCAGGGCCGGTGGGCAATCGGCCCGCCGATCGCCGGGTGGCCGGCTACCGGGCCGCCATGGCCGCGCTGGGCCTGGGCGACCACTCCGGACTGGTGGTCCGCCAGACCTACTCGGTCGAGGGTGGCCAGTTCGCTACCGAACGGCTGCTGGCCGACGGCTGCACCGCCGTGGTCGCCTGCAGCGATCAGATGGCGCTCGGCGCGATCCGCGCCGTCCGCCGCCAGGGCCTGTCGGTCCCCGGGGACGTCTCGGTGATCGGCTATGACGACGGCCCGCTGATGGAGTTCACCGACCCACCGCTGACCACCGTGCGCCAACCGGTGGACCGGCTGGCCGCCGAGGTCGCGCGCGGCCTGGTCGGCCTGCTGTCCGGGCGTCAAGTCCCGCCCGGTGAGCTGATGTTCCAACCCGAGGTCGTCGTGCGCGGCACGACCGGCCCCCACCTCGACCGGCGGCCCCCCACCTGA